A part of Silvimonas soli genomic DNA contains:
- the rsmA gene encoding 16S rRNA (adenine(1518)-N(6)/adenine(1519)-N(6))-dimethyltransferase RsmA, which translates to MGHIPRKRFGQNFLQDQGVIYDIVACINPQPGEPLVEIGPGLAALTEPLMARVGHLHVVEIDRDIVTHLVQRFKPEQLTIHNEDALKFDFGALAAHIAPGSRIRLAGNLPYNISTPLLFHLAEFGSSIADMHFMLQKEVVDRIAAEPGTADYGRLSIMLQVRFATEHMLDVPPGAFYPPPKVDSAVIRLIPWPTPPWPVDDMPTLEKLVLKSFAARRKTLRNNLRGVVDDAELAGVDIDAGMRPEQITVEQYVRLANWMFAQKRAIGG; encoded by the coding sequence ATGGGCCACATTCCCCGCAAACGTTTTGGGCAGAACTTCCTGCAAGACCAGGGCGTGATTTACGACATCGTTGCCTGCATCAACCCGCAACCGGGCGAGCCGCTGGTCGAAATCGGGCCAGGTCTGGCTGCGCTGACCGAGCCGCTAATGGCGCGGGTTGGGCATCTGCACGTGGTGGAGATTGACCGCGATATCGTCACCCACCTGGTGCAGCGCTTCAAACCGGAACAACTGACCATTCATAACGAAGATGCGCTCAAGTTTGATTTCGGCGCGCTGGCCGCACACATTGCGCCGGGCAGCCGCATCCGGCTGGCGGGCAATCTGCCGTACAACATCTCGACCCCGCTGTTGTTCCATCTGGCGGAGTTCGGCTCGTCTATTGCCGACATGCATTTCATGTTGCAAAAAGAAGTGGTTGACCGCATCGCCGCTGAACCGGGCACGGCCGATTACGGGCGGTTGTCGATCATGTTGCAGGTGCGTTTTGCTACCGAACACATGCTGGATGTGCCGCCGGGCGCATTCTATCCGCCGCCCAAGGTTGATTCGGCCGTCATCCGGCTGATCCCGTGGCCAACGCCGCCGTGGCCGGTGGACGATATGCCGACACTGGAAAAACTGGTGCTCAAGTCTTTCGCTGCCCGCCGCAAAACCCTGCGCAACAACTTGCGGGGCGTGGTGGACGATGCCGAACTGGCAGGCGTGGATATTGATGCGGGCATGCGTCCGGAACAGATTACGGTCGAACAGTACGTGCGGCTGGCCAACTGGATGTTTGCGCAGAAGCGGGCCATTGGCGGATAA
- a CDS encoding amino acid ABC transporter ATP-binding protein, whose product MIRFNQVNKWYGREHHVLKNISLEVKTGEVVVVCGPSGSGKSTLIRTINQLEAINDGEIWVDGIQANNPKTNINRLREEVGFVFQHFNLYPHLSVLENITLAPIRVRKMSHVDANARAMELLERVGLAHKRDAYPAQLSGGQQQRVAIARGLAMQPKVMLFDEPTSALDPEMIGEVLKVMQGLAGTGMTMMVVTHEMGFAREVADRVIFLDHGEMLEEAAPEEFFHHPQHERTRQFLRQILAPMHG is encoded by the coding sequence ATGATCCGCTTCAATCAGGTCAATAAATGGTATGGCCGTGAGCACCATGTGCTCAAAAACATCAGCCTTGAAGTCAAAACCGGCGAGGTTGTGGTGGTGTGCGGGCCGTCCGGTTCGGGCAAATCCACGTTGATTCGCACTATCAACCAGCTCGAAGCCATTAACGATGGCGAAATCTGGGTCGATGGCATCCAGGCAAACAACCCGAAAACCAATATCAATCGCCTGCGCGAAGAGGTTGGTTTTGTCTTTCAGCACTTCAATCTTTACCCGCATTTATCAGTACTGGAAAACATCACGCTCGCGCCGATTCGCGTACGCAAGATGAGCCACGTTGATGCCAACGCACGCGCCATGGAACTGCTGGAGCGCGTTGGCCTGGCGCACAAACGCGATGCTTATCCGGCCCAGTTGTCGGGTGGCCAGCAACAACGCGTCGCCATTGCGCGCGGCCTGGCCATGCAACCCAAAGTCATGTTGTTCGATGAGCCAACTTCGGCGCTAGACCCGGAAATGATCGGCGAAGTGCTAAAAGTAATGCAGGGTCTGGCCGGTACGGGCATGACCATGATGGTGGTAACCCATGAAATGGGCTTTGCCCGTGAAGTAGCCGACCGCGTTATTTTTCTGGATCACGGCGAAATGCTGGAAGAAGCTGCACCAGAAGAGTTCTTCCATCACCCGCAGCATGAGCGGACCCGGCAGTTTTTGCGGCAGATTCTGGCGCCAATGCACGGTTAA
- a CDS encoding glutamate/aspartate ABC transporter substrate-binding protein, producing MFKLVPAALALAALCSMTAAHAEELTGTLKKVKESGEIVVGVRDSSIPFAYYDNQQKPIGYSMDLAGKIVDNVKKTLNMPNLNVRYNLVTSQTRIPLVTNGTVDFECGSTTNNVERQKQVAFSVGIFEIGTRLLTSKKSGIKDFSDLAGKNVVTTAGTTSERLIKAMNADKKMNMNIISAKDHGESFLMLESGRAVAFMMDDALLAGEMAKAKSPGDWTITGKSQSYEIYGCSMRKEDPQFKKVVDDAIKATFKSGDVNKMYTKWFQQPIPPKNLNLNFPMSDELKQLIANPTDKSAEQM from the coding sequence ATGTTCAAACTTGTGCCCGCCGCACTGGCTCTTGCCGCCCTTTGTAGCATGACCGCCGCCCACGCCGAAGAACTGACCGGCACCCTGAAAAAGGTGAAGGAAAGTGGTGAAATCGTAGTGGGCGTGCGTGATTCGTCCATTCCGTTTGCTTATTACGACAACCAGCAAAAACCGATCGGCTACTCGATGGATCTGGCTGGCAAGATTGTGGACAACGTCAAAAAGACGCTGAACATGCCCAACCTGAATGTGCGCTACAACCTGGTGACCTCGCAGACTCGTATTCCGCTGGTCACTAATGGCACCGTCGACTTTGAATGTGGCTCCACCACCAACAACGTCGAGCGCCAGAAGCAAGTGGCTTTCTCGGTGGGCATTTTTGAAATCGGCACCCGTTTGCTGACCAGCAAGAAATCCGGCATCAAGGACTTCTCTGACCTGGCAGGCAAGAACGTGGTGACCACTGCCGGCACAACGTCCGAGCGCCTGATCAAGGCCATGAACGCCGACAAGAAAATGAACATGAACATCATCAGCGCCAAGGATCACGGCGAGTCTTTCCTGATGCTTGAATCGGGTCGCGCTGTTGCCTTCATGATGGATGACGCTTTGCTGGCCGGTGAAATGGCCAAGGCCAAGAGCCCGGGCGACTGGACTATTACCGGCAAATCGCAATCGTACGAAATCTACGGTTGCTCGATGCGCAAGGAAGATCCGCAGTTCAAGAAGGTTGTGGACGATGCAATCAAAGCCACCTTCAAATCCGGCGATGTCAACAAGATGTACACCAAGTGGTTCCAGCAACCGATTCCACCAAAGAATCTGAACCTGAATTTCCCGATGAGCGACGAGCTCAAGCAACTGATCGCCAATCCGACGGATAAATCTGCGGAACAGATGTAA
- a CDS encoding amino acid ABC transporter permease, whose translation MNYHWDWGVFFKPTGVGSEIYLNWFIAGLEMTLGLALAAWIIALVLGTILGVMRTLPGKILPRIAGAYVDLFRNVPLLVQLFIWYYVIPDWLPESIGNWLKQDISPIMNAFITVTVCLGLFTAARVCEQVRTGIQALPKGQTNAALALGLSLPQVYRNVVVPQAFRIIIPPLTSEFLNIIKNSSVASLVALPELLAQTKQTVDFTANQFEAYTVGTLIYFVVNIGLMLFMRWVEKRLRVPGLIALGGK comes from the coding sequence ATGAATTACCACTGGGATTGGGGCGTGTTTTTCAAGCCCACCGGGGTAGGCTCGGAAATCTATCTGAACTGGTTTATTGCCGGCTTGGAGATGACCCTGGGTCTGGCGCTGGCGGCCTGGATTATCGCGCTGGTGCTGGGCACCATCCTGGGCGTAATGCGCACTTTGCCGGGCAAAATATTGCCGCGCATTGCCGGCGCTTACGTCGACTTGTTCCGCAACGTGCCGTTGCTGGTGCAATTGTTTATCTGGTACTACGTCATACCGGATTGGCTGCCCGAGAGCATAGGCAACTGGCTCAAGCAAGATATCTCGCCCATCATGAACGCCTTTATCACGGTCACCGTGTGTCTGGGCCTGTTCACTGCGGCGCGGGTCTGCGAGCAAGTGCGTACCGGCATTCAAGCATTGCCCAAGGGCCAGACCAATGCAGCACTGGCGCTTGGACTGAGCCTGCCGCAGGTTTATCGCAATGTGGTGGTGCCACAGGCGTTTCGCATCATCATTCCGCCATTGACCTCCGAGTTTCTGAACATCATCAAGAACTCGTCGGTGGCGTCATTGGTGGCTTTGCCGGAACTGCTGGCGCAAACCAAGCAGACGGTGGACTTTACCGCCAACCAGTTTGAAGCCTATACCGTCGGCACCTTGATCTACTTTGTGGTGAACATCGGACTGATGCTGTTCATGCGCTGGGTGGAAAAACGCCTGCGTGTACCGGGCCTGATTGCGCTGGGAGGCAAATAA
- a CDS encoding amino acid ABC transporter permease → MLHFSDLSGSLPGLWDGMKITLQMLLMAVVGGMVLGTLLALARLSSNKFLSSLGGFYVTYFRSIPLLMVISWFYFAVPLIIGWVTGANHPIGAFVSCLVAFTMFEAAYYAEIVRAGIQAVSRGQINAAYALGMPYGQAMRLVVLPQAFRKMTPLLLQQSIILFQDTSLVYAVGVLDFFNVAYSKGNITGELQQYILLAGVVYFVISFGASRLVKHLQKRMTV, encoded by the coding sequence ATGCTGCATTTTTCTGATCTTTCCGGATCGCTGCCCGGCTTGTGGGACGGCATGAAAATCACACTGCAGATGTTGCTGATGGCAGTTGTCGGCGGCATGGTGCTGGGTACACTGCTGGCGCTGGCGCGACTGTCGAGCAACAAGTTTCTCAGTTCGCTGGGCGGGTTCTACGTTACTTACTTCCGTTCGATCCCATTGCTGATGGTGATCTCGTGGTTCTACTTTGCCGTGCCGCTGATCATTGGCTGGGTCACTGGCGCCAACCACCCTATCGGCGCTTTTGTGTCTTGCCTCGTGGCGTTCACCATGTTCGAGGCCGCGTATTACGCCGAGATCGTGCGGGCCGGCATTCAGGCGGTTTCGCGCGGCCAGATCAACGCTGCCTATGCGCTGGGCATGCCCTACGGCCAGGCCATGCGTCTGGTGGTGCTGCCGCAAGCGTTTCGCAAAATGACGCCGCTGCTGCTGCAACAGTCGATCATCCTGTTTCAGGATACATCGCTGGTCTACGCGGTCGGTGTGCTCGACTTCTTTAACGTCGCCTACTCCAAAGGCAACATCACGGGTGAATTGCAGCAGTACATCCTGCTGGCCGGTGTGGTGTATTTCGTGATCAGCTTCGGTGCCTCCCGCCTGGTGAAGCATCTGCAAAAAAGGATGACCGTATGA
- a CDS encoding amino acid ABC transporter ATP-binding protein gives MISINNISKWYGEFQVLTDCSTQVEKGEVVVVCGPSGSGKSTLIKCVNGLEPFQQGTITVEGTSVGDAKTNLPKLRSRIGMVFQNFELFPHLTIADNLTIAQMKVLGRGKDEALEKGMKLLDRVGLKAQAAKHPGQLSGGQQQRVAIARALAMDPIAMLFDEPTSALDPEMINEVLDVMVELAKEGMTMMCVTHEMGFAKKVANRVIFMDRGQIIEDAKKEEFFGSPRSERAQAFLSKILQH, from the coding sequence ATGATTTCCATCAACAACATCAGCAAGTGGTATGGCGAATTCCAGGTGCTGACCGATTGCAGCACGCAGGTTGAGAAAGGCGAAGTGGTGGTGGTGTGCGGGCCCTCGGGCTCGGGTAAATCCACGCTGATCAAGTGCGTTAACGGGCTGGAGCCATTCCAGCAAGGCACTATCACGGTGGAAGGCACCTCGGTAGGCGATGCCAAAACCAATCTGCCCAAGCTGCGCAGCCGTATCGGCATGGTGTTCCAGAACTTTGAACTGTTTCCGCATCTGACCATTGCCGACAACCTGACCATTGCGCAGATGAAGGTACTCGGCCGCGGCAAAGACGAAGCACTGGAAAAAGGCATGAAACTGCTGGATCGCGTCGGCCTGAAAGCGCAAGCCGCCAAGCACCCGGGCCAATTGTCTGGCGGTCAGCAACAGCGTGTGGCCATTGCGCGCGCGCTGGCCATGGACCCGATCGCCATGCTGTTTGACGAGCCAACCTCCGCGCTTGATCCGGAAATGATCAACGAAGTGCTGGATGTGATGGTGGAACTCGCCAAAGAAGGCATGACCATGATGTGCGTGACCCACGAAATGGGCTTTGCCAAGAAAGTGGCAAATCGCGTCATCTTTATGGATCGTGGCCAGATCATCGAAGATGCCAAAAAAGAAGAGTTCTTTGGCAGCCCGCGTTCGGAACGGGCGCAGGCGTTTTTGTCGAAGATTCTGCAGCACTGA
- a CDS encoding Spy/CpxP family protein refolding chaperone, producing the protein MFKTRNLIAAVVATVAMGTLVTSAFADDAPTQPPAEHMHKGPHGPHDGWMMFKDLNLTDAQKAQIKQLMQANRSAMQQQMQGMKASHDQEQALLFSSDYSDAKADQLVQTDAQQMVAGRAARLKFQHQLYAVLTPAQQQQLQAKMKEREAKWAQHRADHAKPGDAQE; encoded by the coding sequence ATGTTCAAGACTCGAAACCTGATTGCCGCCGTTGTCGCTACCGTTGCGATGGGCACGCTGGTCACCAGCGCATTTGCTGACGATGCACCGACTCAGCCGCCAGCAGAGCACATGCACAAAGGCCCGCACGGCCCGCATGATGGCTGGATGATGTTCAAAGACCTGAATCTGACCGACGCCCAGAAAGCGCAGATCAAGCAACTGATGCAAGCCAACCGCTCGGCCATGCAGCAACAAATGCAAGGTATGAAGGCCAGCCATGATCAGGAGCAGGCGCTGCTGTTCTCCAGCGATTACAGCGATGCCAAGGCAGATCAACTGGTCCAGACCGATGCGCAGCAAATGGTGGCCGGTCGTGCGGCACGGCTGAAGTTCCAGCATCAGTTGTATGCCGTGCTGACGCCAGCCCAGCAGCAGCAACTGCAAGCCAAGATGAAAGAGCGTGAAGCCAAGTGGGCGCAGCATCGCGCTGACCACGCCAAACCGGGCGACGCTCAGGAGTAA
- a CDS encoding response regulator transcription factor codes for MMRILLVDDDTELCAMLAEYLGTEGYEADAVHDGEAGVAAALSGKYGIMVLDVMMPRMGGIETLRQIREKSRIPVIMLTAKGDDIDRIIGLELGADDYVPKPCQPRELVARLRAILRRTGNTETTEDDPVVPLVSGPLQLNPAYRRAEWNGEPLDLTSSEFNLLEMLLRAQGKVLNKNELCEQALGRPFTRYDRSVDVHMSNLRQKLGNYADGRTPIQTVRGIGYQWLTE; via the coding sequence ATCATGCGAATTCTGCTGGTGGATGACGACACCGAACTCTGCGCCATGCTGGCTGAATACCTCGGCACCGAAGGCTATGAGGCCGATGCCGTGCACGATGGCGAAGCGGGCGTTGCCGCCGCATTGTCGGGCAAGTACGGGATCATGGTGCTGGATGTCATGATGCCGCGCATGGGCGGAATTGAAACGCTGCGGCAAATCCGCGAGAAAAGCCGCATTCCGGTGATCATGCTGACCGCCAAGGGCGATGACATTGACCGCATTATCGGGCTGGAACTGGGTGCCGATGATTACGTGCCCAAACCCTGCCAGCCGCGTGAACTGGTGGCTCGCCTGCGCGCCATCTTGCGCCGCACCGGCAATACCGAAACCACAGAAGACGATCCGGTCGTGCCACTGGTTTCCGGCCCGTTACAACTGAATCCGGCATATCGGCGGGCCGAATGGAACGGCGAGCCGCTTGATCTGACCAGCTCCGAATTCAACCTGTTAGAGATGCTGTTGCGGGCACAAGGCAAAGTGCTCAACAAGAACGAATTGTGCGAGCAAGCGCTAGGCCGCCCGTTTACCCGCTATGACCGCAGCGTGGACGTCCACATGAGTAACCTGCGCCAGAAGCTGGGCAATTACGCCGATGGCCGCACGCCCATCCAGACCGTGCGCGGCATTGGTTATCAATGGCTGACGGAGTAA
- a CDS encoding ATP-binding protein, with product MPKGRLFWKILIGFWLTLICVFFGVAAVFAIYDEQRAVVQDALATNPRLSVLTTSAASVLRYGGVNALTEVSAYWPRFAKTNILAVGDDDKDALGRPVPANALSMARQYVHNNRPASAGEPDQSTPSVIQVVTPQQQHLLVFAVFDENMVRRTPQRQWLPPQMLWLGAFGSLIFSALLAWYLTRPIRLLQRAFDRVANGDLDERIAPRMGRRRDEIADLGHDFDRMAERLKQLVHSQRQLLHDVSHELRSPLARLQVAVGLARKQPDNMMTSLDRIERESKRLDELVGELLTLSRLEAAGQADPDHYFDMIELLDAIVDDARFEAENAGIQIGLGIDPALANQEAILSGRAEPMYRAVENVVRNALKYSRPGQRVDLDVQLADGGKTLEISVTDQGPGAPEEQLELMFQPFVQLDGENRQPGYGLGLAIAQRAVQAHGGTIKATNRAQGGLMISIRLPLMSGLTEAA from the coding sequence ATGCCTAAAGGACGTTTATTCTGGAAGATTCTGATCGGCTTCTGGCTCACGCTGATTTGCGTGTTCTTTGGTGTGGCCGCCGTTTTTGCCATTTACGATGAACAACGCGCCGTGGTGCAGGACGCACTGGCCACCAATCCGCGGTTGTCGGTCCTGACCACTTCGGCCGCCAGCGTGCTGCGCTATGGCGGCGTCAATGCGTTAACCGAGGTCTCCGCTTACTGGCCGCGCTTTGCCAAGACCAATATCCTGGCAGTGGGCGACGACGACAAAGACGCGCTGGGCCGCCCGGTTCCCGCCAATGCGCTCAGCATGGCGCGCCAGTATGTCCACAACAACAGACCCGCCAGCGCTGGCGAACCCGATCAAAGCACGCCCAGCGTAATCCAGGTGGTGACGCCGCAGCAGCAACATCTGCTGGTGTTTGCCGTGTTTGACGAAAACATGGTCCGGCGCACGCCACAACGACAATGGTTGCCGCCGCAAATGCTGTGGCTGGGTGCATTTGGTAGCCTGATTTTCAGCGCCCTGCTGGCGTGGTACCTCACCCGCCCTATCCGGCTGTTGCAACGCGCGTTTGATCGAGTTGCCAATGGCGATCTGGATGAGCGTATCGCTCCGCGCATGGGCCGACGGCGTGACGAAATTGCCGACTTGGGCCACGACTTTGACCGCATGGCCGAGCGCCTCAAACAGTTGGTCCACTCCCAGCGCCAGCTATTGCATGACGTGTCGCACGAGCTACGCTCACCGCTGGCGCGCCTGCAAGTAGCGGTAGGTCTGGCCCGCAAACAACCCGACAACATGATGACCAGCCTGGATCGGATCGAGCGTGAATCGAAACGCCTGGATGAGTTGGTGGGAGAGCTACTTACGCTCTCGCGGCTGGAAGCCGCTGGGCAGGCTGACCCGGATCACTACTTCGACATGATTGAACTGCTGGATGCAATTGTCGACGATGCCCGCTTTGAAGCCGAAAACGCCGGAATCCAGATCGGTCTGGGTATCGACCCGGCGCTAGCTAACCAGGAGGCCATTTTGAGTGGCCGAGCCGAGCCGATGTATCGGGCGGTGGAAAACGTGGTGCGCAATGCGCTCAAATATTCGCGGCCAGGGCAACGCGTAGACCTGGATGTACAACTGGCAGATGGCGGCAAAACGCTGGAAATCAGTGTGACCGATCAGGGCCCCGGTGCGCCGGAAGAACAACTGGAATTGATGTTCCAGCCGTTTGTGCAACTGGATGGTGAAAACCGCCAACCGGGCTATGGTTTGGGGCTGGCGATTGCCCAGCGTGCGGTACAAGCTCACGGCGGCACCATCAAGGCCACCAACCGTGCCCAGGGTGGCCTGATGATCTCTATCCGGTTGCCGTTGATGTCAGGGCTGACCGAGGCGGCGTAG
- a CDS encoding deoxyguanosinetriphosphate triphosphohydrolase — MMDWNSLLSAERLGAPRNEAHDVESSRSDFHKDHDRIVFSSPFRRLGRKTQVHPLTENDHVHTRLTHSIEVGCVGRSLGILVGEKLQGRLPAHITPYDLGAIIQAACLAHDIGNPPFGHAGEYAIRDWFRRDEHAYLLQNLTADERRDLQTFEGNAQGFRVVTQLENHRFEGGMRLTFATLGATLKYPWTSEYAGEKGKFSCYQSEHLLLEQVASELGLPQLSPGKWGRHPLSYLMEAADDICYAILDLEDGIEIGMLPYEIVEPILLKICGGDHELLQLEVAAAPSTRRKISLLRGKAVGRCVAEVAEAFLRQYPRLMEGSYQGDLLNDCPASVRQGIAESKQLARDRIFNARRKVEIEVGSFTCLDILLDAFCNAAYQLKVSPELPFRMKRILDLMEYNAPRKEWPIYQTYRRVLDFIGGMTDNYATYLAQQVGGMGR, encoded by the coding sequence ATGATGGACTGGAATAGCTTGCTTAGTGCCGAACGTCTGGGCGCGCCGCGTAACGAAGCGCACGATGTCGAATCGTCGCGCAGCGACTTTCACAAAGATCACGACCGCATTGTGTTTTCGTCACCATTCCGGCGGCTTGGGCGCAAAACGCAGGTGCATCCGCTGACCGAAAATGATCACGTGCATACGCGGCTGACGCATTCGATTGAGGTTGGCTGCGTAGGCCGTAGCTTGGGTATTCTGGTGGGCGAAAAGTTGCAGGGCCGTTTGCCAGCGCACATCACGCCCTATGATCTGGGCGCGATTATCCAGGCTGCTTGCCTGGCGCACGACATTGGCAATCCGCCGTTTGGCCATGCCGGTGAATACGCGATTCGCGACTGGTTTCGCCGCGATGAACATGCCTACCTGCTGCAAAACCTGACTGCTGACGAACGCCGTGACCTGCAAACCTTTGAAGGTAACGCGCAAGGCTTTCGGGTGGTTACGCAACTGGAAAACCATCGCTTTGAAGGCGGCATGCGCCTGACCTTTGCCACGCTGGGCGCTACGCTCAAATATCCGTGGACCAGCGAATACGCCGGTGAAAAGGGCAAGTTCAGCTGTTATCAATCTGAACATCTACTGCTGGAACAAGTGGCTTCCGAGTTGGGGTTGCCACAACTTTCGCCGGGCAAATGGGGACGGCACCCATTGTCGTATCTGATGGAAGCGGCTGACGATATTTGCTACGCCATTCTTGATCTGGAAGACGGTATCGAGATTGGCATGCTGCCGTACGAGATCGTTGAACCGATCTTGCTGAAAATCTGCGGCGGCGATCATGAATTGCTGCAGCTGGAAGTCGCAGCGGCGCCATCAACCCGTCGCAAGATTTCGTTGTTGCGCGGCAAGGCAGTCGGGCGCTGCGTGGCCGAGGTGGCGGAGGCGTTCTTGCGCCAGTATCCACGCTTGATGGAAGGCAGTTATCAGGGCGATTTGCTCAATGATTGCCCGGCCAGCGTGCGCCAGGGCATTGCCGAATCCAAACAACTGGCGCGAGACCGTATTTTCAACGCCCGGCGCAAGGTGGAAATTGAGGTGGGGTCGTTCACTTGCCTGGATATCCTGCTTGATGCATTCTGCAACGCCGCTTACCAGCTCAAAGTTTCGCCGGAATTGCCTTTCAGGATGAAGCGCATTCTGGACCTGATGGAATACAATGCGCCGCGCAAAGAGTGGCCGATTTACCAGACCTATCGGCGCGTACTCGATTTTATCGGTGGAATGACCGACAACTACGCCACCTATCTGGCGCAACAAGTAGGCGGTATGGGCCGCTAA